The DNA window TGCATTCATAGGCCTCGGGGCAGGCCTCATAGAACATTCCGACATAGTCGGAGGACTTGAACCGACCCTGCAGGATCAGGGTCTGCACCTCTGCCTGTTTCATGGCGAATTCGAGTTCGACGGTTCTATAGGCCGGGTTGATGTTCACCATGACCGCGCCGATCTTCGCGCTTGCAAACTGTGCGACGGTCCACTCGGCATAGTTCATCACCCAGATGCCGACCCGATCCCCCCGCTCGACACCAAGGGCCATCAGCCCTTTCCCCAGCGCGTTCACCTGTTCGAGGAACTGGGCGTAGGTCCATCGAATATTCTGGTGTAGCGAGATAAGGGCATCGTTTTCGGGAAATCTTGCCGTAATATCGTTCAGCATCGCTCCGATCGTCTTCCCGATCAGCGGGAGATCAGAGATTCCGGTCGCATAGCTCGCTTCAACCATTCTTAGATCATTGAAAGGATGAAGATATATTGCTGCTGATTCCTGTCTAGGAGGCGCAAAAAAAAATCACAACCCTTATAAATTTCAAAGGAGACGTTGTAACCTGCACCGGGGGTCGTGGCCTAGTCCGGAATGGCGACGGGCTCCAGCGGTCTTGTGCGTGTGATGAACAATGGGTCTGCTGAATTGGTGATGACCCGTTGGAGCTCTGACGCATATCGGAGAGACCCGTCGATCGTGAGTTCAAATCTCACCGACCCCACGTTTTTCAACGATCTCATTTCGAGCGTAGCTCCTGTATTCCCGAGAGATCAAAACCGGTCATGCATGGATAAACCATCAGTAAGGCCTTCTGCTTTTCCGCCGGTTCATTCCCTCCCTGGCTGAAATCTCGTAACGATGGACTGCAGTCCGTGATGGTTGAGGCGATGGAGGAGAGGGCTGTACGATATATACCCCAGCATTTCAAAGTATCTTGACGAACCATGGCGATACCCAGGGAGATCAGCGAACAGCTCTGTGCTGGCGGCGGGGTGGATGGACTACAGCGGCAGATTCCGTCGAACGAGGATCTCTCGTTCCAGGCCCGATTTCATCATGCCCTCTCCGATCCGGTTCGGTTGAAGATCCTCTATGCCCTGCAGACACAGCCGCTCTGTGTCTGTGTGATCAAGGAGATCATCTCTATTGCAGACTCTCGTCTCTCCTATCATCTGAACGTGCTGAAGACGGCCGGGTTGATCAGCGGGGCGCAGCAGGGGAACTGGATCATCTATACCATCACCGATTTCGGGAGATCCGGGCTCAGGTGAGATCTGGGTATAACAGAAAGTTTCAAATTATTTTGAATTGATCACTCTTCTGTATGTCAGTGAAGTACGAGAGTGTGACCGATCGATCTGAACCCGTTGCAGGGTCATGCACCTGTGGCAGTACCGGGGCAGATCTGTCGACACCATCAGAGATGGGATGCTGCTCCACCGCCTCTGTTCCCCTGGGATCACCCTGCAGCCCGTCTGCGATGATGCAGACCACCTCCAGACTCTCTTCTGCAGACCGACGTGACCATCTGCTCGCACGGCTGGGCGTCGATCGCATGGGTCACCTGGTCAGACCCGGCCTGTATGAACTCGGCCATCCCGATCGGACCGCTCAGGTGATCGTGACCGCGAACTATACACTCACCTTCGATGCGGTCCGTTCGGCTCTCGATGGGATCGATGTCTACCTGCTCGTCCTCGATACCTATGGAGTCAATGTCTGGTGTGCCGCCGGGAAGGGGACATTCGGGACTGATGAACTGGTCCGCCGGATCGAAGCGACCGGTCTCGCCGGGGTCGTGGATCACCGCCGGGTCATCCTCCCGCAGTTCGGGGCACCTGGTGTCTCTGCGCCTGAAGTGGTCAGGCGGTCGGACTTCCGGGTGGAGTGGGGGCCGGTCAGAGCCAGGGATCTGCCGGCGTACCTGGCAAATCATACGGCCACACCTGAGATGCGGCAGGTCCGGTTCCCCCTCCGGGACCGGCTTGTGCTCATCCCGGTCGATCTCCGTTCTATCCTGCTGATGATGGTGGCCGGAGCCGTGGTGCTCTGGCTGCTGGCCGGCCTGGGTACAGCACGGGACCTGGTGGTTGCCATGCTCACAGGCACCATCCTCTTCCCGATCCTGCTTCCATATCTCCCGACCAGGGATTTCACTACCAGGGGATACCTCCTTGGGATGCTGGTGATGATCCCGTCCGTTCTCCTCGATCTTTCACAGGGCGGGGGATGGCTGGTGGAAGCTGGCAGAGTCGTCGTCGACCTGACCGTCTTCCCGGCGATAACAGCATACCTCGCGCTCCTCTTCACTGGTGCGACCCCGTTCACCTCCCGGACCGGGGTGCGGCGTGAGATCTTCAGGTACATCCGTCCGCTGGCAGGGATTGCGGTTGTGGGGATTGTAACCGCCGTGGCACTTCGTCTGGTCACCGGAGGGGTCTGATGATCTTCGACTCGTACAGCGAGAACACGCTCGCCTATGACTCGGAGCAGTGTGTCAACTGCGGGGCCTGTTCGACGGTCTGTCCGCACCGGGTCTTCACTCCGGGGAAAAAGGCTGCAATACTGACCACGCCTGCGGCCTGTATGGAGTGCGGGGCCTGTCAGGTGAACTGTCCGACCGGTGCGATCACCGTCGAGAGCGGTGTCGGGTGTGCTTCCGCGCTGATCCGCGTCGCCCTGACCGGCAAAGGGGAGGAGACCTGCGACTGCTGTAGTGAACGGGAGCTGGCAGATGAGCGTTCATACTGTGAAGGTGGGTGCAGTGAGACCGGCTGTCGGTGACGTCGGTCGACCTGTTGAGAAGGGAGGTACCGGTTTTTTTAATACTGTCTTCCTA is part of the Methanosphaerula palustris E1-9c genome and encodes:
- a CDS encoding ArsR/SmtB family transcription factor, whose amino-acid sequence is MAIPREISEQLCAGGGVDGLQRQIPSNEDLSFQARFHHALSDPVRLKILYALQTQPLCVCVIKEIISIADSRLSYHLNVLKTAGLISGAQQGNWIIYTITDFGRSGLR
- the hgcA gene encoding mercury methylation corrinoid protein HgcA, with product MGCCSTASVPLGSPCSPSAMMQTTSRLSSADRRDHLLARLGVDRMGHLVRPGLYELGHPDRTAQVIVTANYTLTFDAVRSALDGIDVYLLVLDTYGVNVWCAAGKGTFGTDELVRRIEATGLAGVVDHRRVILPQFGAPGVSAPEVVRRSDFRVEWGPVRARDLPAYLANHTATPEMRQVRFPLRDRLVLIPVDLRSILLMMVAGAVVLWLLAGLGTARDLVVAMLTGTILFPILLPYLPTRDFTTRGYLLGMLVMIPSVLLDLSQGGGWLVEAGRVVVDLTVFPAITAYLALLFTGATPFTSRTGVRREIFRYIRPLAGIAVVGIVTAVALRLVTGGV
- the hgcB gene encoding mercury methylation ferredoxin HgcB; the encoded protein is MIFDSYSENTLAYDSEQCVNCGACSTVCPHRVFTPGKKAAILTTPAACMECGACQVNCPTGAITVESGVGCASALIRVALTGKGEETCDCCSERELADERSYCEGGCSETGCR